The window TCAACTAATTCCCAAGATTATATTACATACTACAACGAAAGCATCCCCGCAACTTATAAACTAAACGGAGAACATTATTTCCACTACACCTTTCACTAACCCAGTCAAATTCTAGCAAGAGAGACATGTAATAACCGAACACGGCCTATGGGGTTCTGATAACTTTCCACTTAGTAGCCACCCATTGGTGGCATTCCATATGGTGGCATCGGAGGCATTCCTGGCATTCCTCCGCCCATTGGTGGTGGCGGACCATACCCACCACCACCTCCCATTCCTGGCATCGGTGGTGCGGGTAAAGCAAGTGGCAACAAATGGGCGTACATGTTCTGAGTTTAAaaccaaagaaacaaaacacCACTTTAAGTTTATTTGTCAACAAAAAGACTCGCCATGATATCTGAGTGTAGCTGTGTAAGTTGTTACCTGTTGGGACATAACATCCTTATCTTCCTGCTCTTTGGCCTTCACCTCTTTTTGTGCCTCCAGCTTGTCTTTGATCAGCTCATCCACTTTACCCGAGTACTCTCGAATAAACTGCAAAAACACAATATGAGATAAGAAACTTCATCCTTTGGGCTCATATCTCACCAATAAGATAATATAGAAGGTCACCTGGAGGAGATACGGGAAGGCAAAGTCGAGCATGTTGTGGATCCAGGCAAGTTCTAGAGCAACGTCTGGTCGGATTAAATCATAACATACAAAGAGACATGTCGCAAAGCATTCCTTTTTGCCCTGTATAATTAGATCACAGCAAGGGATATTAATTTCATCTTCTTAACCAATAGTTTTTCGGCAATTAAGTAAACAGCTTTCGGTGTAATCCTGCTTCAGACCAACCATATACCTGTTCAATGAAGTAAACCAACAGTTGTTCTGCAAGGTCATGTTCACCGGATTGTGAAGCAGTTTCCATACAGTCTTTGTACATGTTGTCTTTCTTTGACAAAGCAATTGATTGCTTCCATCTGCCAGCTTTCTTGTAGATATAAGCAGCCACACGTCTCATTTCAACAAGCTCGTGTTTCTCGATCTGTTCGTAAAAGTTTATATCATCGCTCAGGCCATGTTTACCCTCGTAAAGATTAAGTATATAAAAGTTCTAGTAGATTTAACGTCTACCTTCTGCGCGAGGCCTATCTGGTCAAAGCTGTCATGTAAATCAATGGACTCGCGCAACCTGTCATAGTCTTCTTCTTCCACGTATATCTCATTCAGAGCTTCATTAACAGCAGAGACATTGTTGCTCTGAACTGCAACCATGTATGGCTTGATAAGACGCAACTGACCAGCCTGAGATCAGAAGAAAGCGATTGATCAGTTAAAGACGTCTTGGCTGTTTTTAGgggtaaaaaatatttagtcagTTACCTTCCGCATAATATCAACAACACGGGTGTGATCTAACCGCAAAGCAAGCACGTTGAGAAGATCGTTGATTAGATCAGGATGCTCTTGTAAGTAGAAATGCACAGCCTTGTAGTAGAGCTCGACATTTGCAACCTTGGCAACAATGTCTTTGAATTGCATGTGCTCCCATGCTTCAGGAGAATGGTTCATCACAGTGGTCGCAGCATTATCAAACTCATCATATTGAATGTAGAGATAAGTAAGTTCCTGCCAGTGCTGTTGTTCATCACAGGCCCGTATGAGCTTGGGGATATTGAGGCGAGTGGAGAATAGCTTGATGTGTTCCATAAGTTTCTCATATCGATATCTAGCATATAGTACACCCAACTCTGTGAAGATACCCATGTGAGCACGTTCCAACCCAAGTCCACTCTCCATAAGTGAGATTAATTCACTGAAGCACCCTCTGTTCTGGTAGAACTCGCTTACTTCTTCCAGATCATCCACCTATCAAGCACCAAAAGTTACCACGTCACGGTATATATATGAGATACATCGAAgtataataatatcatacatggaaaaaaaaacaagacattTTGTGCCAACAATCCATGGAACTAAAGTTGGGTTCTTATTTACCTGAATGATAACGTTAAGGCCACAGATCTGTGCCAACCGGAATTCCTCTGCATCAACACAAGCAAAGCAGACTTCCTTCCATGTCTTTGCACTGTTTGCTTTCCTTGCAGCATCAACAGCACCTTGGAACTGTTGCAACTTCACAAGCGTGACAGCTAACTTGCCCCAGTTTGATATGAACGCATAGATTATTTTTGCAGCTTCATACAGAGCTTCGTCATACAGGCGATCACCAACATTTGGTAGGTTAGCAACGTTTGGCATCAGAATGAATTCTTCAATCTCACCTAACCTATCAATCTTTGCATATGCATAGATGAGCTCACTATCAACCTTGGGCTCCTTCACCTTCTGTCTAACCATCAGAAGGTATCTGACCAAGTCATCATAGACATTAGCATCTTCAGTAGCACGTATGACCTCCAGGAAATGCGTGGCATCCTCAGCACGGATAAAGGACTCAATTGCATCACTGACTAGTCCTTCCCTGAGTTGAGCCTTTGCAACTTGACTCCAAACAGAATCTTCTTCAACCCGGAAAGCAAACTCAACAGAACGCTCAATGCTTTTGACGTTATCCAGTAATACGTCGACAGCCTGAACATTTAAGTTAAACTTCTTGAAAATAGCAAATGCCTCCTCGTACAGCTGGGCTTCAACAGCCACTTCTCCAACAGCAGGTCCATCAAAATTGTCCAGCCTATTAATGTAATCCATCACTCTAGATGGATCTGCTTTAATAGCTGTCAATATAAGCAGATTTTGCAGATTGAAGTTTCCACTGAAGGCAGAGTTTTGAAGCACTATTTTTTCAAGAAGCTCAATAAGCTCGTGCGGCAAATCAGCGGTCATGAATGCTTTAACAGCAGCGGATACCTGCTCTGGGCTCTGGCTTTCGGGTAAAGCAGTAGACACAACTTGGTCAATAAGTTGTCTTCTATATTCATTTTCTTCCAAAAGAACCTTATCCCAAAGATCACCATCCATCCTCTCCACTACATACCTACAGTTGAAAATTAGTGTATCAGCAATCTACAGAATAACCACTGTGAAATACTTAAGAGATTTCATAAGCAATGATTGAATACCTGGCTTGTAACTTGAACAAAGAATATTTGTTGGTGACATTGACGAGTTCCTCATCACATTGTCCTCTTCTGTATGCCACAACAGCCAGGGTAGGATCACGCTTCTCGCAGTACTTGCCAACAACCCGAGAGTCATAGTACGGGTTGGTGGTCAGGAAATGCTCGGGGTTGTTGTTACTGTCGATGATAATTTTACCCAAGGCGTTATGGACATGAACATCTTGGCTTCCCTCGCTAACTAGATGCTCCAAGAACTGAGTGAGGAGACGGAGTCGATTTCTGGAAAAGCAGAAACGTATTAGAGCTTCCAGAACAAACAGACATAAATTATGAACGGAAACCAGGTTGACCAAATGGATTCACCTCTTCTCACATTCTTCGACAAGGGGTTCAACAGGTAGCAATGAGCGAACAGAGAGAATGAGGCCTTTTATAAAATCTTCAGGGCATTCATCATCAAGCAACTGACCCACAACTAAGGGAGCATTCCCAGGGTTCACCTTTGAACGGAATCACATGTATTAGTATTTAATGAAATACTGAACTCAAACGCATTAAAAGAACTCTCAAACATCCATACCTTCTGAACGTAACCTTCAATGTAACGAAGCATGTTGTTTGTGTAGAGGTAATGAGTTAGATCAGGTACAAAGCCGAAACGGTCGCAGACATTTATCAAAGGTCGGGCATCAGGAAGCTTAGCTTCCATCAAAAAGTTCTTCGTCTTTTCAGCATCATAGAAGTTAGACTCTCTAGTCACACGCTCAACCTCCTTTATTTGACCAGTTTTGGCAGCTGCTTCAATGTACTTGAAGTGAATCTCAGGATCCTCACTATTGCACAGAGGGAAAAGTTGTCATCATCAACATACAAAAACAAGAATCGCGCTTGTTTAGAGGAATGCCAGTAGATTATATAAATCACCTCATACTCAAATATGAGCCTAGGAAAAAGTAAAGGCCTTCGTATGATTTAAACTGCTCAAAGAGCTTAATACATGCATCAACACCAAGTTGTTCACAGTACTCCTTGCAAGCCTACGGTCATATGGACACGTTAGTGTCACACTAAACAATAAGATTCATCATACCATACACCACTTACCTGAACAATTATCTGCAGGTTGCCTCTAAGGTTGACCAGCAAAAGATCCTTCATGCACTCCATAGCCCAATCGCTAGAAAGGGTACCAAAAAACTCAACAAGAGCCTGCATTTTGACGAAGTGATGTTCAACAACGTGACATCCAAAAGTTTAGCAATCAAATTCTGTTTTCGAAGCATTACCTGTGGCTCAATAGCATGTGTGTTCACAATTACACGTTTTATATCAGGTAACTCTGAGTAATGCTGCACAATTCAAAAGGAAAATGTTGGAGATGAAAATATAATTCTATTTGTCCGGGAAAAAAAAGGCAAGACAGCGAGCGCCACCTTTAAGGATTGGATAAAAAGTCCAGCCTTCTCACAAAGTTGAGCAACACGAGGCCGGTCATAGTGGCTGAACATCCCATTTGCTAAAATCGCATCAGCCACATTAGGAAAGGTTACCAAATTGATCTCCAGAACCTGTTTTGACATTCGAACTAAAAAGTCTGAGGAAAGGTGAATAATAATAGCATAGAAACAATTCAAATTGGCAACTATTTTCAACCTTAGTTTGAAGAAACGCATGCTCAGGTAAATTTGGCTTAAGCACATCCAAAAGGAATGCAGTAGCTTCTCGGATCAGATTTCTCTGGAtatgcaaaataaataaattagcaCTTCATATAGCTTAATTACctgaataaaattttgtatatagTTGCAGAGCAAGTAATGAGCTACTAATATTGGTGCATACAAAAATTTTTACCCACCTGAAGAAAAAGGTCAGTGATGGTGTTGAAGTCAACTGGACAACCTCCTTCCATTTGAGACATCATTAATGCAAAATTGACTGCTCCCTGCATAATGAAGAAAAAGACTATTGATCTTAATACAGGGGAAAATATTTTCTGCATTCTAAATAACGTTAGATCAAAATTACTGAATACGAAGTAAACTGATTCATGACTCTTCTTGTGCTTACGCAGCAAGTATATAGTAAACCAGTCCATTAAGAGTTTAATATGTTGCAGGTATCAAAAGTTCACCACACGAACCTGTGGATCTGTACGGAGTATGGTTTGCAGAAGAAACATGTAATCAGGTGTGTACCCAACCTAAATTCACAATATGAAACAATGATAATTATTGAGCAAAGTGAACTTTAATGTACGCATAGCAGAGGCGGGcagaattaatatattattcttTACCTGCTTTGAGTATATCAGGATTTTGTCAAACTCCTTTCTTTCTGCAAAAGCTGCTACAACTTTTGGAGTTGCCCGGgctttgatatatattttcagaGCAAGGTCATTATCCACAGTCTGGAATAGAAAGGTTTATGTCACAAAAGACGAAAGGAGACATCACacatatttaaaaagaaaatagtcCATTTTAAGATTACCTTGACAAGGTCTCCCAGTTCTTCACTGCATTCTAATTTATCCTCTGCTAACCAGTTTTCGAGGAGGTTCTTCTTGTTTTGATTCACAA of the Brassica rapa cultivar Chiifu-401-42 chromosome A03, CAAS_Brap_v3.01, whole genome shotgun sequence genome contains:
- the LOC103859264 gene encoding clathrin heavy chain 2, with product MAAANAPITMKEVLTLPSVGINQQFITFTNVTMESDKYICVRETAPQNSVVIIDMSMPMQPLRRPITADSALMNPDSRILALKAQVPGTTQDHLQIFNIEAKAKLKSHQMPEQVAFWKWITLKMLGLVTQNSVYHWSIEGDSEPVKMFDRTANLANNQIINYKCSPNEKWLVLIGIAPGPPERAQLVKGNMQLFSVDQQRSQALEAHAASFAQFKVPGNENPSILISFASKSFNAGQITSKLHVIELGAQPGKPSFTKKQADLFFPPDFADDFPVAMQVSHKFSLIYVITKLGLLFVYDLETASAIYRNRISPDPIFLTSEASSVGGFYAINMRGQVLLATVNEATIIPFISGQLNNLELAVNLAKRGNLPGAEELVVERFKELFAQTKYKEAAELAAESPQGILRTPDTVAKFQSVPVQAGQTPPLLQYFGTLLTKGKLNSYESLELSRLVVNQNKKNLLENWLAEDKLECSEELGDLVKTVDNDLALKIYIKARATPKVVAAFAERKEFDKILIYSKQVGYTPDYMFLLQTILRTDPQGAVNFALMMSQMEGGCPVDFNTITDLFLQRNLIREATAFLLDVLKPNLPEHAFLQTKVLEINLVTFPNVADAILANGMFSHYDRPRVAQLCEKAGLFIQSLKHYSELPDIKRVIVNTHAIEPQALVEFFGTLSSDWAMECMKDLLLVNLRGNLQIIVQACKEYCEQLGVDACIKLFEQFKSYEGLYFFLGSYLSMSEDPEIHFKYIEAAAKTGQIKEVERVTRESNFYDAEKTKNFLMEAKLPDARPLINVCDRFGFVPDLTHYLYTNNMLRYIEGYVQKVNPGNAPLVVGQLLDDECPEDFIKGLILSVRSLLPVEPLVEECEKRNRLRLLTQFLEHLVSEGSQDVHVHNALGKIIIDSNNNPEHFLTTNPYYDSRVVGKYCEKRDPTLAVVAYRRGQCDEELVNVTNKYSLFKLQARYVVERMDGDLWDKVLLEENEYRRQLIDQVVSTALPESQSPEQVSAAVKAFMTADLPHELIELLEKIVLQNSAFSGNFNLQNLLILTAIKADPSRVMDYINRLDNFDGPAVGEVAVEAQLYEEAFAIFKKFNLNVQAVDVLLDNVKSIERSVEFAFRVEEDSVWSQVAKAQLREGLVSDAIESFIRAEDATHFLEVIRATEDANVYDDLVRYLLMVRQKVKEPKVDSELIYAYAKIDRLGEIEEFILMPNVANLPNVGDRLYDEALYEAAKIIYAFISNWGKLAVTLVKLQQFQGAVDAARKANSAKTWKEVCFACVDAEEFRLAQICGLNVIIQVDDLEEVSEFYQNRGCFSELISLMESGLGLERAHMGIFTELGVLYARYRYEKLMEHIKLFSTRLNIPKLIRACDEQQHWQELTYLYIQYDEFDNAATTVMNHSPEAWEHMQFKDIVAKVANVELYYKAVHFYLQEHPDLINDLLNVLALRLDHTRVVDIMRKAGQLRLIKPYMVAVQSNNVSAVNEALNEIYVEEEDYDRLRESIDLHDSFDQIGLAQKIEKHELVEMRRVAAYIYKKAGRWKQSIALSKKDNMYKDCMETASQSGEHDLAEQLLVYFIEQGKKECFATCLFVCYDLIRPDVALELAWIHNMLDFAFPYLLQFIREYSGKVDELIKDKLEAQKEVKAKEQEDKDVMSQQNMYAHLLPLALPAPPMPGMGGGGGYGPPPPMGGGMPGMPPMPPYGMPPMGGY